The proteins below come from a single Chelmon rostratus isolate fCheRos1 chromosome 10, fCheRos1.pri, whole genome shotgun sequence genomic window:
- the LOC121612493 gene encoding cytochrome c oxidase subunit 4 isoform 2, mitochondrial: protein MLHLTAGRLGSFMARRATVALTSSGVRMASHGHEVTETVDMSQPMYWDRRDTPLPDRAYKDVLTDADKSLKQKEKGPWSQLTKEEKIALYRLMFHQTYPEMNQMSAEWKTVMGGIFLFLGFTGLVVWWQRVYVYPTRPRTFDDEWQAKQLKRMLDMRVNPIQGISSKWDYEKGQWK, encoded by the exons ATGCTCCACCTGACTGCAGGCCGCCTGGGAAGCTTCATGGCCAGGCGTGCCACAGTGGCTTTGACCAGCAGTGGCGTGAGGATGGCGAGCCACGGCCACG AGGTGACAGAGACGGTGGACATGTCTCAGCCAATGTACTGGGACCGCCGGGACACCCCTCTGCCTGACAGAGCCTACAAAGATGTCCTGACTGACGCTGACAAGAGCCtgaaacagaaggagaaaggACCCTGGAGCCAGCTGACCAAAGAGGAGAAGATCGCCT TGTACCGGCTGATGTTCCATCAGACCTACCCGGAGATGAACCAGATGTCAGCAGAGTGGAAGACTGTGATGGGGggcatcttcctcttcctgggcTTCACTGGCCTGGTGGTCTGGTGGCAGAGAGTTTATG TCTACCCCACACGCCCCAGGACCTTTGACGACGAGTGGCAGGCCAAGCAGCTGAAGAGGATGCTGGACATGAGGGTCAACCCCATCCAGGGCATCTCATCCAAGTGGGACTACGAGAAGGGCCAGTGGAAGTAG